From the Streptomyces sp. Tu 2975 genome, one window contains:
- a CDS encoding dihydrofolate reductase family protein: MGRIVISENVSLDGVVQDPTGDEGFERGGWFARIGDEDRGRWTEVEFDEALRADALLLGRRSYEWFAARWPSRSGAWADRLNSMPKYVVSSTLEDPDWNNSSVLKGEVVGAVSKLKQELGGEIVVYGSRQLARTLMEHDLVDELRLMVHPVVLGAGEPIFGATSEEKPVRLLDNRTVGDGLAYLTYELVRDA; the protein is encoded by the coding sequence ATGGGAAGAATCGTGATCAGCGAGAACGTCTCGCTCGACGGGGTCGTCCAGGACCCGACCGGTGACGAGGGCTTCGAGCGCGGCGGCTGGTTCGCCCGGATCGGGGACGAGGACCGCGGAAGGTGGACCGAGGTCGAGTTCGACGAGGCGCTGCGCGCCGATGCCCTGCTGCTGGGGCGGCGGAGCTACGAGTGGTTCGCGGCGCGGTGGCCCTCCCGGAGCGGCGCGTGGGCGGACCGGCTGAACAGCATGCCCAAGTACGTCGTCTCCTCGACCCTCGAGGACCCTGACTGGAACAACTCGTCGGTCCTGAAGGGTGAGGTGGTGGGTGCGGTGTCGAAACTGAAGCAGGAGCTCGGCGGGGAGATCGTCGTCTACGGCAGCCGTCAGCTCGCCCGCACGCTGATGGAGCACGATCTCGTCGACGAGCTGCGGCTGATGGTCCACCCGGTCGTCCTGGGCGCAGGCGAGCCGATCTTCGGCGCGACCAGCGAGGAGAAGCCCGTCCGCCTCCTCGACAACCGCACCGTCGGTGACGGCCTCGCCTACCTCACGTACGAACTCGTCCGGGACGCCTGA
- a CDS encoding GntR family transcriptional regulator — MLSAGLPQGTVPKLERPGPLRERVYEALLELITTRALRPGQHLVESELAGHLGVSRQPVREALQRLNTEGWVDLRPAQGAFVHEPTESEADQLLSVRTLLEAEAARLAAANSGTAGIEALEELCAQGEQAVADDDVDLAVATNAAFHAKVMELAGNLVLAELAGQVDRRVRWYYTPVARQRGRQSWIEHRELIAAISARDEKRATEVMRAHTEHTRKTYHQHEQS; from the coding sequence ATGCTGTCCGCAGGACTGCCGCAGGGAACCGTGCCCAAACTGGAACGGCCCGGCCCACTGCGTGAGCGCGTGTACGAGGCGCTGCTGGAACTGATCACCACCCGTGCGCTGCGGCCCGGCCAGCACCTGGTCGAGAGCGAGCTCGCCGGTCATCTCGGCGTCTCCCGGCAGCCCGTACGCGAGGCGCTGCAACGGCTCAACACAGAGGGTTGGGTCGACCTTCGCCCTGCCCAGGGCGCGTTCGTCCACGAGCCGACCGAGTCGGAGGCGGACCAACTCCTGTCCGTGCGCACGTTGCTGGAGGCGGAGGCCGCCAGGCTCGCGGCCGCGAACTCGGGCACGGCGGGCATCGAGGCACTCGAGGAGCTGTGCGCCCAGGGGGAGCAGGCCGTCGCGGACGACGACGTCGACCTGGCGGTCGCCACGAACGCCGCCTTCCACGCCAAGGTGATGGAGCTCGCCGGCAACCTGGTCCTGGCGGAGCTCGCGGGGCAGGTCGACCGCCGTGTCCGCTGGTACTACACCCCGGTCGCCCGGCAGCGGGGACGCCAGTCGTGGATCGAGCACCGCGAACTGATCGCGGCCATCTCCGCCCGTGACGAGAAGCGGGCCACGGAGGTCATGCGGGCGCACACGGAGCACACCCGCAAGACCTACCACCAGCACGAGCAGTCCTGA